The following proteins come from a genomic window of Amphiura filiformis chromosome 16, Afil_fr2py, whole genome shotgun sequence:
- the LOC140136100 gene encoding toll-like receptor 4, translated as MSNNNIEDINRNDFSSLVNLKYMDLSHNAIESLPENQFHHMINLIYLNLAGNKLANLNPLKGLYGLQTLIVYGNAITTLPAFLIQNPYNLLRIEFGDIPFSCNCDIQHLQHWIMTDTKTYIGPQPTYMCKSPAIRENHGITEFSLDCSLHLEQYIAPSVAGLLLIGVIVSVVYKCRWRLHYKCWTLCCQRRYQQYIDNDDDADINSDDDEDVDAPYEAPIMRRRYHAYVAYHKDNEAWVNDQLIANIEDGPERFRLCLKERGDIPAGHYILNAICHGIKQSRKTIAVLSENFMDDGWCHYQLHFARMRMVTDNVDVLILVQIGEIPDCKKTLLLRQLLCYKEVLKWPDDLVGQQLFWNQLKMKLRKPVPVDRRFDEDR; from the coding sequence ATGAGTAAcaataatattgaagatattAATAGAAATGACTTTTCTTCACTCGTAAACCTCAAATACATGGATCTCAGTCATAATGCAATAGAAAGCTTGCCAGAGAATCAATTTCACCATATGATAAATCTCATCTACCTTAATTTGGCTGGAAACAAACTTGCAAATTTGAATCCCTTGAAAGGGCTCTATGGTCTACAAACACTCATTGTATATGGTAATGCAATAACTACGCTGCCTGCCTTTCTGATTCAGAACCCATACAATTTGCTGCGTATTGAATTTGGAGATATACCATTTTCTTGTAACTGTGATATACAACACCTGCAACATTGGATAATGACAGATACAAAAACATACATCGGTCCACAGCCTACATATATGTGTAAGTCTCCTGCAATCAGAGAGAATCATGGTATTACCGAATTTAGTTTAGACTGCAGTCTGCATCTTGAACAATACATTGCCCCAAGCGTGGCAGGTTTACTTCTTATTGGTGTAATAGTTTCTGTTGTCTATAAATGTCGTTGGCGCCTACATTACAAATGCTGGACTTTGTGTTGTCAGAGAAGATATCAGCAATATATAgataatgatgacgatgctgATATCAATAGCGACGATGATGAGGATGTTGATGCCCCATATGAAGCACCAATCATGCGACGTCGATATCACGCTTATGTTGCCTACCACAAAGATAATGAAGCATGGGTAAATGATCAACTCATTGCAAACATTGAAGATGGACCAGAACGGTTCCGGCTTTGTCTTAAAGAAAGAGGCGACATTCCAGCAGGGCATTATATTCTGAATGCCATATGTCATGGCATCAAGCAAAGTCGCAAAACTATCGCAGTTTTATCCGAGAATTTCATGGATGACGGTTGGTGTCattatcagctacattttgcacgAATGCGAATGGTAACAGACAATGTTGATGTACTCATTCTTGTACAGATTGGGGAGATTCCTGATTGTAAAAAGACATTGTTGCTTCGTCAGTTATTATGTTACAAGGAAGTGTTGAAGTGGCCTGACGATCTGGTTGGACAACAGTTGTTCTGGAATCAGTTGAAGATGAAACTACGTAAACCTGTACCAGTCGATCGTAGATTTGACGAGGATCGATAA